The Lycium barbarum isolate Lr01 chromosome 12, ASM1917538v2, whole genome shotgun sequence genome includes a region encoding these proteins:
- the LOC132624072 gene encoding uncharacterized protein LOC132624072, whose translation MAERDIPSRNTRGSPHAYDGPSFSLGFSQQQLPIAGESAKIAAERRSKKIHDPSRMRQLPPTKVPKQSKPKDDVPVKKGSKVAQQNKRKVTKPSLDVKGKNVVKDVDLEEDEQETKFYVRSHSEEAPSMQRYTNIEVFKDIQSKLTVPQLKIFSKTIFGKFLGMQHLEVQAQIFRCFMVRELKESTSDCFTIDINGTVLRFTMREFALMSGLNCVADEGEFTYDEEESNRIMNVYFGGTRSKVKRLDEPRKTSIPRVHFEVVEDGRYVDYPWGKEAFNELIRSISKKYSATTQYYWFHGMPLAMQVWLYECCSRVPSYLAIKSGNSIPRMLNWRSIDSQPKYNILMEGIFRDGKQSSCTFANTIPTSSELESLQLPDVVVCRDTVDKNVLVDANEGTQVTDMPVDDFDDFSTTPPHLSKGKQQQRTNQTDSPPSKRRRQLPTTASTSKKQQIHTEPQTTVKKSHKDQKVAQKPILQKSASPKSNEQMNRPQNTIVLRDVPTISMKEEMQLLRKYFQVFKESVVGEFTSELSKLRTFMDDNFKKLFEEIKVNNSADKAADSDAPEHQTNAGLQLTPEENLRHDSTIQTSPPKHDD comes from the exons ATGGCGGAAAGAGATATTCCAAGTAGGAATACTCGAGGTAGTCCTCATGCTTATGATGGTCCTAGTTTCTCTTTGGGATTTTCACAACAACAACTTCCAATTGCAGGAGAATCTGCTAAAATTGCTGCTGAGAGAAGAAGCAAGAAGATTCATGACCCATCAAGGATGCGTCAACTTCCTCCAACTAAAGTTCCAAAACAGAGCAAGCCAAAAGATGATGTACCAGTAAAAAAAGGCTCTAAAGTTGCTCAACAAAATAAGAGAAAAGTAACCAAGCCTTCTTTAGACGTTAAGGGTAAAAATGTTGTTAAAGATGTAGATCTGGAAGAGGATGAACAG GAAACTAAATTCTATGTTAGGAGTCATTCTGAAGAGGCTCCATCGATGCAACGGTACACTAATATCGAGGTGTTCAAAGATATTCAGAGTAAGCTAACTGTTCCACAGTTAAAGATCTTTTCCAAGACAATATTTGGGAAATTTCTCGGAATGCAGCACCTGGAGGTTCAAGCACAGATATTTAGGTGCTTCATGGTAAGAGAGCTCAAGGAGAGCACTTCTGATTGCTTTACAATTGATATAAATGGTACCGTATTGAGATTTACCATGAGAGAATTTGCCCTTATGAGCGGGCTAAATTGTGTAGCCGATGAAGGTGAATTTACATACGATGAGGAAGAATCGAATAGGATTATGAATGTATATTTTGGTGGAACTAGGAGTAAAGTAAAAAGATTGGA TGAGCCTAGGAAAACGAGTATACCAAGGGTTCATTTTGAAGTGGTTGAGGATGGAAGGTATGTAGATTATCCATGGGGCAAAGAAGCTTTTAACGAGTTGATTAGAAGCATCAGCAAGAAGTATTCTGCCACAACACAGTATTATTGGTTCCATGGGATGCCACTGGCTATGCAAGTTTGGCTTTATGAGTGTTGTTCAAGAGTTCCATCGTATCTCGCTATTAAATCCGGAAATTCCATTCCAAGAATGTTGAATTGGAGGTCCATTGACAGTCAGCCAAAATATAATATTTTGATGGAAGGCATTTTTAGAGACGGCAAACAGTCG AGCTGTACATTTGCAAATACAATCCCCACTAGCAGTGAGTTGGAGAGCCTCCAATTGCCCGATGTTGTTGTCTGTCGAGATACTGTAGACAAAAATGTCTTAGTTGATGCCAATGAAGGTACCCAAGTCACAGATATGCCAGTGGATGACTTTGATGATTTCAGTACTACTCCCCCCCACCTTTCGAAGGGCAAACAGCAACAACGGACGAATCAGACAGATTCTCCACCTTCAAAGAGACGCAGACAACTTCCTACAACAGCTTCCACATCTAAGAAACAACAAATCCACACCGAACCACAGACAACTGTGAAGAAGAGTCACAAGGATCAAAAGGTTGCTCAAAAGCCTATTTTACAGAAGTCTGCTTCACCAAAGTCGAATGAACAAATGAATAGACCCCAAAACACCATAGTCCTACGTGATGTCCCTACTATATCCATGAAAGAGGAAATGCAATTGCTAAGGAAATATTTTCAAGTTTTCAAGGAATCA GTCGTTGGTGAGTTCACAAGTGAGTTGTCAAAGCTtcgaactttcatggatgacaacTTCAAGAAACTATTTGAAGAAATCAAGGTGAACAATTCTGCGGACAAG GCTGCCGATAGTGATGCGCCGGAGCATCAAACTAATGCTGGGCTACAGTTAACGCCTGAAGAAAACTTACGTCATGATTCTACCATTCAAACATCTCCTCCCAAACATGATGATTAG